A DNA window from Vicinamibacterales bacterium contains the following coding sequences:
- a CDS encoding oxygenase MpaB family protein: protein MSDAPQSPSDRWSDQALDAARRRGDPPADAVVGQLFATGGIDAVRGLMARLVVDDQIVPETLSAPLRDFLVTTDTTDDRDAPTVAAGERLFAIHGPEIFVVLCCSSLPSSYAARKGVQVLHRTAYLARRPTRRLFETAQMIIDVLSPGGLSPAGRGLRTVQKVRLMHAAVRHLIVHDPAQPWPADDFGVPINQEDMLGTLMTFSWVILRGLAHMGITLDAAEQDAYTATWVHIGRLMGIEPGLLPATVAETTLVTDTIERRQVAPSPEGREMTAALLDMMQRNVPAPLAGIPPSLIREFLPGDVADGLGVPRHPLDEALVDAADHLVRPFERLFDREAGRQVAVRVFAIRLLQGMQAVELGDRRARFTVPDSLADGWSTAPADSEESFWRKLFAWSATRP, encoded by the coding sequence ATGAGCGACGCTCCTCAGTCACCTTCGGATCGGTGGTCCGACCAGGCGCTCGACGCGGCCCGTCGTCGCGGCGATCCGCCGGCGGACGCGGTCGTCGGACAGCTCTTCGCCACCGGCGGCATCGACGCGGTGCGCGGCCTGATGGCGCGCCTGGTCGTGGACGATCAGATCGTTCCCGAGACGCTGTCGGCGCCGCTGCGGGACTTCCTCGTCACCACCGACACCACCGACGACCGCGACGCGCCGACCGTCGCCGCCGGAGAGCGGCTGTTCGCCATCCACGGCCCCGAGATCTTCGTCGTGCTGTGCTGCTCGTCGCTGCCCTCGTCCTACGCCGCGCGCAAGGGCGTCCAGGTCCTCCACCGGACGGCATACCTGGCCCGGCGCCCTACGCGACGGCTGTTCGAGACGGCGCAGATGATCATCGACGTCCTGAGTCCGGGCGGCCTGTCACCGGCGGGACGGGGCCTGCGCACCGTCCAGAAGGTGCGCCTGATGCACGCGGCGGTGCGGCACCTGATCGTCCACGACCCGGCGCAGCCCTGGCCGGCGGACGACTTCGGTGTCCCGATCAACCAGGAAGACATGCTCGGCACCCTGATGACCTTCTCCTGGGTGATCCTCCGCGGCCTGGCCCACATGGGCATCACGCTCGACGCCGCCGAGCAGGACGCGTACACCGCGACCTGGGTGCACATCGGACGCCTCATGGGGATCGAGCCGGGCCTGCTGCCCGCCACCGTGGCCGAGACCACGCTGGTCACCGACACCATCGAGCGCCGGCAGGTGGCGCCGTCGCCCGAGGGACGCGAGATGACGGCCGCGCTCCTCGACATGATGCAGCGCAACGTGCCGGCACCGCTGGCCGGGATTCCCCCCAGCCTGATTCGCGAGTTCCTGCCCGGCGACGTGGCCGACGGGCTCGGCGTCCCACGTCACCCGCTGGACGAGGCGCTCGTGGACGCCGCCGATCACCTGGTGCGCCCGTTCGAGCGGCTGTTCGACCGCGAGGCCGGTCGCCAGGTGGCCGTGCGGGTGTTCGCGATCCGCCTGCTGCAAGGGATGCAGGCGGTGGAGCTCGGCGACAGGCGGGCGCGCTTCACGGTGCCGGACTCGCTGGCCGACGGCTGGTCGACGGCCCCGGCCGACAGCGAAGAGAGCTTCTGGCGGAAGCTCTTCGCGTGGTCCGCCACTCGGCCCTAG